One region of Aeromicrobium sp. Sec7.5 genomic DNA includes:
- a CDS encoding trans-sulfuration enzyme family protein, translating into MSVRPTSLETLAVAAGRPPRTPGGPLNTPITLATALVPGGDSEYARHGNPGWEAFEEAVGALEGGHAVSFGSGMAATVSVLELLPVGAKVVAADGSYYGTTVELDRRARRGLLELELVDVTDTEAVIAASADAAMVWLESPTNPELDVADIRAISAAVTAFGTAVVVDNTLATPLRQRPLDLGADFVVHSASKLLAGHSDVLMGVVVTHDERAARALRTRRTSLGSVPGSLESYLALRGLRTLHVRLDRAEQNATEIAARLLDRTDVAGVRYPGFGTMIAFEVIAGSEAAQQATESSEVVVHATSLGGVETSWERRRRHPGEPENVPEALVRLSVGIENVEDVWDDIARCLDAVVGGATPAGGARREPQRTSGWV; encoded by the coding sequence ATGTCTGTCCGACCGACTTCGCTCGAGACGCTCGCCGTGGCTGCTGGCCGCCCGCCCCGCACTCCCGGCGGCCCCTTGAACACCCCCATCACCCTCGCCACGGCGCTCGTGCCGGGGGGTGATTCGGAGTACGCCCGGCACGGCAATCCCGGGTGGGAGGCGTTCGAGGAGGCGGTCGGTGCGCTCGAGGGCGGCCACGCGGTCTCGTTCGGGTCCGGCATGGCGGCCACGGTCTCGGTGCTGGAGCTGCTCCCCGTCGGGGCCAAGGTCGTGGCGGCCGACGGCAGCTACTACGGCACGACGGTCGAGCTCGACCGTCGGGCCCGCCGTGGCCTGCTCGAGCTGGAGCTCGTCGACGTCACCGACACCGAGGCCGTCATCGCCGCCTCGGCCGATGCCGCGATGGTGTGGCTCGAGTCCCCCACCAACCCCGAGCTCGACGTCGCCGACATCCGCGCGATCAGTGCGGCCGTCACGGCGTTCGGCACCGCGGTGGTCGTCGACAACACCCTGGCCACCCCGCTGCGCCAGCGCCCCCTCGACCTCGGCGCCGACTTCGTCGTGCACTCCGCCTCGAAGCTGCTGGCGGGCCACAGCGACGTCCTGATGGGCGTCGTCGTCACCCACGACGAGCGCGCCGCGCGCGCCCTGCGCACGCGCCGCACGTCGTTGGGCTCGGTCCCCGGGTCGCTGGAGTCCTACCTCGCCCTTCGCGGCCTGCGCACGCTCCACGTCCGCCTCGACCGCGCCGAGCAGAACGCCACCGAGATCGCGGCCCGGCTGCTCGATCGCACCGACGTGGCGGGCGTGCGCTACCCCGGCTTCGGCACGATGATCGCCTTCGAGGTCATCGCCGGCTCCGAGGCCGCCCAGCAGGCCACGGAGTCGAGCGAGGTCGTGGTGCACGCCACGAGCCTGGGCGGCGTCGAGACCTCCTGGGAGCGCCGTCGTCGGCACCCCGGCGAGCCGGAGAACGTCCCGGAGGCCCTGGTGCGCCTGTCGGTCGGCATCGAGAACGTCGAGGACGTCTGGGACGACATCGCGCGGTGCCTCGACGCCGTGGTGGGTGGAGCGACGCCGGCCGGCGGAGCCCGCCGTGAGCCTCAGCGCACCTCGGGCTGGGTCTGA